A genome region from Labilibaculum antarcticum includes the following:
- the tpx gene encoding thiol peroxidase, with amino-acid sequence MAKITLKGNEINTSGELPKIGNLAKDFSLTATDLSIKTLNNFSGKNLVLNIFPSIDTGTCAASVRNFNKAAANYTNTSVLCISRDLPFAQARFCGAEGIENVVMLSDFNSGKFGKDYGLEIIDGPLAGLNSRCIVVINTEGKIIYTEQVAETTEEPNYDLALANLSGQLK; translated from the coding sequence ATGGCAAAAATTACATTAAAAGGAAACGAAATTAATACAAGTGGCGAATTACCAAAAATTGGAAATCTGGCAAAGGACTTCAGTTTGACTGCTACCGATTTATCTATCAAAACACTGAATAACTTTAGTGGAAAGAATTTAGTGTTAAATATTTTTCCAAGTATCGATACAGGAACGTGTGCGGCATCTGTTCGCAATTTTAACAAAGCTGCAGCAAATTATACAAATACAAGTGTTTTGTGTATTTCTAGAGATTTACCTTTTGCACAAGCTAGATTCTGTGGTGCTGAAGGAATTGAAAACGTGGTAATGTTATCTGATTTTAATAGTGGAAAATTTGGGAAAGACTATGGCTTAGAGATTATAGATGGTCCTTTAGCAGGTTTAAATTCAAGATGTATTGTAGTAATTAATACTGAAGGTAAAATTATTTATACTGAACAAGTAGCAGAAACGACTGAAGAGCCCAACTACGATTTAGCTTTAGCCAATTTATCAGGCCAGTTGAAATAA
- a CDS encoding chemotaxis protein CheB: MKTEKTKKENPSAKPTEPKISNQIGFPIVGIGASAGGLEALEQFFGNVPKNCGFAFVVIQHLDPNHVGMMPEILQRTTPMKVIQITDHIKVLPNHIYIIPPNKSTSLLNGYLHLFKPVELRGLKLPIDFFLRSLADDREDKSIGVILSGMGSDGSSGVKAIKEKGGIVVVQDPLTAKFDSMPQSAVDAVNVDILDSANELPAKLIEFLKTSPAIMPKPEINDKNKSNLEKIIILLRTQTGHDFSLYKKNTLYRRIERRMSVHQIDKIANYIHFIQENPTELDILFKELLIGVTSFFRDAMVWDKLKESVLPRLFNELPNGYSLRAWITGVSTGEEAYSLAIIFREAYEKIKPDKNFTLQIFATDIDTNAIEKARKGIYTHNIVSDVSPERINRFFIKEGDYFRVNSSIREMVVFAPHNVTKDPPFTKLELLLCRNLLIYMEPELQKKLMNVFHYSLNKNGIMVLGSAENDNSQNMQFVPLDAKLKIYAHAVKTTYTAPLDFPASFSSKIEQVSNEIKSVKVSENIQVLADQILLQQFAPSSVLVNQDGDVLYITGRTGKYLEPAAGKANWNIFAMAREGLQNELPSAIRKAKQNYSKIRLRKVKVGTNGGTQIVDITLQQIEKPETIKGTIMIVFDDVADNPKPIIRKSKKENPNSTIREQELENELLRKSDELQSTREEMQTTQEELKSTNEEIQSTNEELQSTNEELTTSKEEMQSLNEELQTVNVELQNKVSDLILVNSDMKNLLNSTNIATLFLDRDLNIRRFTDKLTKLFKLRPIDIGRPFTDMVTDLEYPEMTNDANEVLRTLIYKEIAIPAKGQKWFTVRIMPYRTLDDRIDGIVITFIDVTETKKMEDELSKAKAIIHEHKLRKS; encoded by the coding sequence ATGAAAACTGAAAAGACCAAAAAAGAAAATCCATCTGCAAAACCAACAGAACCGAAGATTTCCAATCAAATTGGTTTCCCAATTGTTGGTATTGGAGCATCGGCGGGAGGATTGGAAGCCCTGGAGCAATTTTTTGGCAATGTTCCGAAAAATTGTGGTTTTGCATTTGTGGTAATTCAACATCTCGACCCAAACCATGTAGGCATGATGCCGGAAATTTTGCAAAGAACAACCCCAATGAAAGTTATTCAGATAACTGACCATATAAAGGTGTTGCCAAATCATATATATATAATTCCTCCAAATAAAAGCACTTCACTTTTAAACGGATATTTGCATTTGTTTAAGCCTGTTGAATTGCGTGGTTTGAAGCTACCCATCGATTTCTTTTTACGTTCATTAGCCGATGATCGAGAAGATAAAAGTATTGGTGTTATTCTTTCGGGGATGGGATCGGATGGTAGTTCAGGTGTGAAAGCGATAAAAGAAAAGGGCGGAATTGTTGTGGTGCAAGACCCCTTGACTGCAAAATTTGACAGTATGCCACAAAGTGCTGTCGATGCCGTGAATGTTGACATTCTAGATTCAGCCAATGAACTTCCGGCTAAATTGATTGAATTTCTTAAAACGAGTCCGGCCATTATGCCGAAACCCGAAATTAACGACAAAAACAAAAGTAATCTCGAGAAAATCATTATTCTGCTTAGAACGCAAACCGGACACGACTTTTCATTATACAAAAAAAACACGTTATACCGACGTATCGAAAGGAGAATGAGCGTTCACCAAATTGATAAGATTGCCAATTACATCCATTTTATACAGGAAAATCCAACTGAGCTGGATATCCTTTTCAAGGAATTGTTAATTGGTGTGACCAGTTTTTTCCGTGATGCCATGGTATGGGATAAACTAAAAGAAAGTGTATTGCCGCGCTTATTTAATGAATTGCCAAACGGTTATTCGCTGCGGGCATGGATTACAGGTGTATCCACTGGAGAAGAGGCATATTCCCTGGCAATTATATTTAGGGAAGCCTATGAAAAAATTAAACCGGACAAAAATTTTACACTTCAGATATTTGCTACTGATATTGATACCAATGCCATTGAGAAGGCCCGAAAAGGTATCTATACTCATAATATTGTAAGCGATGTTTCGCCAGAGCGAATCAACCGCTTTTTCATAAAAGAAGGAGACTATTTTCGAGTGAACAGTTCCATTCGCGAAATGGTGGTTTTTGCACCGCATAATGTAACTAAGGACCCGCCATTCACTAAATTAGAACTTCTTTTATGCCGGAATTTATTAATTTATATGGAACCCGAATTGCAAAAGAAACTAATGAATGTGTTCCATTACAGTCTGAATAAAAACGGTATAATGGTACTTGGCAGCGCTGAGAATGACAATTCTCAAAACATGCAATTTGTACCGCTAGATGCCAAATTGAAAATATACGCACACGCTGTAAAAACCACATACACAGCGCCACTGGATTTCCCGGCTTCTTTTTCATCTAAAATAGAACAAGTATCAAACGAAATTAAAAGCGTGAAAGTTAGCGAAAACATTCAGGTACTTGCCGACCAAATTTTACTGCAACAATTTGCACCTTCCAGTGTGTTGGTAAATCAGGATGGCGATGTATTGTATATTACAGGGCGTACTGGTAAATATTTAGAACCGGCAGCAGGAAAAGCAAACTGGAATATCTTCGCCATGGCACGCGAAGGATTACAGAACGAACTTCCCAGTGCTATTCGAAAGGCAAAGCAAAATTACTCTAAGATAAGATTGCGTAAAGTTAAAGTTGGGACAAATGGTGGAACTCAAATTGTAGATATCACACTTCAACAGATTGAAAAACCCGAAACAATTAAAGGGACAATCATGATTGTTTTTGACGATGTTGCCGACAATCCAAAACCAATAATCAGAAAATCAAAAAAAGAAAATCCAAATTCAACAATTAGGGAACAGGAATTAGAAAATGAACTGCTGCGCAAAAGTGACGAGCTTCAAAGTACTCGTGAAGAGATGCAAACAACCCAGGAAGAGTTAAAATCTACCAACGAAGAAATACAATCAACCAACGAAGAATTACAATCAACCAACGAAGAACTTACCACATCGAAAGAAGAAATGCAAAGTCTGAATGAAGAACTGCAAACGGTTAACGTTGAGTTGCAAAATAAGGTAAGCGATTTGATTTTGGTAAATAGCGATATGAAAAATCTTTTAAACAGCACCAATATTGCAACACTGTTTCTCGACAGAGATTTAAATATTCGCCGCTTCACCGATAAATTAACAAAACTTTTCAAATTAAGGCCAATTGATATTGGCCGGCCATTTACCGACATGGTGACTGATTTGGAATATCCTGAAATGACTAATGACGCCAATGAAGTTCTGCGAACCCTTATATATAAAGAAATTGCCATCCCTGCAAAAGGACAAAAATGGTTCACTGTACGTATTATGCCCTATCGAACTTTAGACGACCGCATCGACGGGATTGTGATCACATTTATTGATGTCACCGAAACAAAAAAAATGGAGGATGAATTAAGCAAAGCCAAAGCCATAATTCATGAACATAAGCTAAGGAAGTCATGA
- a CDS encoding DoxX family protein, whose protein sequence is MQKQVKTTLIQNIFRILLALFMVYAGFSHLTFNRIEFQAQVPDWIPLSKDLIVILSGIVEIGLGLGVAFWKNKRARFGWALALFFVLIFPGNIAQYLDSKDAFGVLNSDGARLIRLFFQPVLIIWALWSTGSWKAWRTNKTKD, encoded by the coding sequence ATGCAAAAACAAGTTAAAACGACATTGATACAAAATATTTTTAGAATTCTATTGGCCCTTTTTATGGTCTATGCCGGATTTAGCCACCTTACTTTTAACCGAATAGAATTTCAGGCACAAGTTCCTGATTGGATTCCCTTAAGCAAAGACTTAATTGTAATATTATCAGGTATCGTTGAAATAGGACTAGGCCTTGGTGTGGCTTTTTGGAAAAATAAACGCGCAAGATTTGGTTGGGCATTGGCCTTATTTTTTGTCTTGATCTTTCCGGGCAACATTGCGCAATACCTTGATAGCAAAGATGCCTTTGGTGTTTTAAATTCAGATGGAGCACGTTTAATACGTCTATTTTTTCAACCTGTACTCATCATTTGGGCCTTATGGTCTACAGGCTCGTGGAAAGCATGGAGAACCAATAAAACGAAGGACTAA
- a CDS encoding sll1863 family stress response protein, protein MKNSILVLMSILLLSATLLSSCQSSAKKEKKAEEKVQDAKMDLADIRLDTISKYEQFKIEAEKVIIAQENNIKELKDKMASEKKEINGDYSKKLVELESKNNELKKKLADFKNDGQDKWDSFKNEFNHDMNKLGKAFKDLTVENKK, encoded by the coding sequence ATGAAAAATTCAATTTTAGTCCTAATGAGTATCCTTTTACTAAGTGCAACATTACTTTCCAGTTGCCAATCATCAGCAAAAAAAGAGAAAAAGGCGGAAGAGAAAGTACAGGATGCTAAAATGGATTTGGCCGATATCAGGCTGGATACTATTAGTAAGTATGAGCAATTCAAAATAGAAGCTGAAAAGGTAATTATTGCTCAGGAGAATAACATCAAGGAACTTAAGGATAAAATGGCAAGTGAAAAAAAGGAAATCAATGGCGACTATAGTAAAAAGTTGGTTGAGTTGGAAAGTAAGAACAACGAATTAAAAAAGAAATTGGCAGACTTTAAAAATGATGGACAAGACAAATGGGATAGCTTTAAAAATGAGTTTAACCACGACATGAATAAATTGGGTAAGGCTTTTAAAGACTTAACCGTTGAAAATAAAAAATAA
- a CDS encoding MarR family winged helix-turn-helix transcriptional regulator: MDDKQLRLSSQICFPIYSASRLITKAYKPYLDEIGLTYPQYLVLLVLWENDELTVNQISEKLLLNTNTLSPLLKRMGKMELLERNRSHEDERSVIVQLTEKGKQLKMKALPIPEKLVMELLSDNIKIEEMLKLKDILSKLIFLLTNKSGSSDKA; encoded by the coding sequence ATGGATGATAAACAATTGCGATTAAGTAGTCAGATTTGCTTCCCTATCTATTCCGCTTCTCGCCTTATTACGAAAGCTTACAAGCCTTACTTAGACGAAATAGGTCTTACTTATCCTCAATATTTGGTACTTCTGGTATTGTGGGAAAACGATGAATTAACTGTAAATCAAATTTCAGAAAAGTTGCTCCTGAACACAAATACCCTTTCACCTTTGCTTAAACGCATGGGGAAAATGGAACTTTTGGAACGCAATCGCTCCCATGAAGATGAAAGAAGTGTTATCGTTCAATTAACCGAAAAAGGAAAGCAATTAAAAATGAAGGCACTTCCTATTCCTGAGAAATTAGTAATGGAATTGCTATCAGACAATATAAAAATTGAGGAGATGTTGAAATTGAAAGATATACTTAGTAAATTGATTTTTTTGCTCACCAATAAGAGTGGATCATCAGATAAAGCATAA
- a CDS encoding universal stress protein — protein sequence MQTLKMEKVMIALDYDPTAQKVAEIGFALAAAMKAEVILVHVITDIKYYSSLAYSPIVGYTGMMALNQVKKDSIGSLIHASNHFLDTMKDHLGDKAIKTIVLEGDFAESIINTAKKQNADIIVMGSHSKKMLENILLGSVTEKVLHESDIPLFIVPTKKQ from the coding sequence ATGCAAACACTTAAAATGGAAAAGGTTATGATCGCACTTGATTATGATCCAACAGCACAAAAAGTAGCTGAAATTGGTTTTGCTTTAGCAGCAGCAATGAAAGCCGAAGTTATTCTGGTGCATGTAATTACTGATATAAAATATTATTCATCATTGGCCTATTCTCCAATTGTAGGATATACCGGTATGATGGCCTTGAATCAAGTAAAAAAGGACAGTATTGGAAGTTTAATTCATGCTTCAAATCATTTTCTTGATACAATGAAAGATCACTTGGGTGATAAGGCTATAAAAACCATTGTTCTGGAGGGCGATTTTGCCGAATCAATAATAAATACGGCAAAAAAACAAAATGCAGATATTATTGTAATGGGATCGCACAGCAAAAAAATGTTGGAAAATATACTATTGGGAAGTGTAACTGAAAAAGTGTTGCACGAAAGCGATATTCCCTTATTTATTGTTCCTACTAAAAAGCAATAA
- a CDS encoding MarR family winged helix-turn-helix transcriptional regulator has protein sequence MNKVNLETSVNHHIAISAIMIKRVFFKILSRNKLNITPEQWNVLYHLTESDGMTIGELSGLTYKDFANMSRMTQKLEIAGFIEKKRDETDKRIFKLFISPKGKEINEQVQQCAFESTNIALEGTDEASKEILLKSLKQVIVNTETFLK, from the coding sequence ATGAACAAAGTAAACTTAGAAACATCAGTAAACCACCATATTGCAATAAGTGCAATCATGATAAAACGAGTCTTCTTTAAAATATTAAGCAGAAACAAACTCAACATTACACCCGAGCAATGGAATGTTTTATATCACTTAACAGAATCGGATGGCATGACAATAGGTGAATTAAGCGGACTTACCTACAAAGATTTTGCAAACATGAGTAGAATGACTCAAAAGCTTGAAATTGCCGGTTTTATAGAAAAAAAAAGAGATGAAACTGACAAAAGAATATTCAAATTATTTATTAGCCCCAAAGGCAAAGAGATAAATGAACAAGTTCAGCAATGTGCTTTCGAATCAACAAATATTGCTTTAGAAGGAACTGATGAAGCAAGCAAAGAAATACTGCTTAAAAGTCTTAAACAAGTCATTGTCAACACCGAAACATTTCTAAAATAA
- a CDS encoding nitroreductase family protein: MVLLEKLNWRYATKAMNGTKVAQNKIDTIIEAASMAPTSSGLQPFEIMVITNQELKEKIRAIGWDQSVITDCSHLLVFAAWDTYTPERINKMFDLTNTIRGFKNEGWENYRQMLLSSYPQRDAEVNFNHAARQAYIAFSQAIAAAAFEEVDSTPMEGFDADALDEILNLREKGLRSCVILPLGYRDTENDWLVNLTKVRKSKEDLVTVFE; encoded by the coding sequence ATGGTATTATTAGAAAAATTAAATTGGCGTTATGCAACCAAGGCCATGAATGGCACAAAAGTGGCACAAAATAAAATAGATACAATTATTGAAGCCGCTTCAATGGCTCCAACATCAAGTGGCTTACAACCTTTTGAAATTATGGTGATCACCAATCAAGAGTTAAAAGAAAAAATAAGAGCTATTGGTTGGGATCAATCAGTAATTACAGATTGTTCTCATTTATTGGTATTCGCAGCCTGGGATACATACACTCCTGAGCGAATCAATAAAATGTTTGACCTGACCAATACGATTCGGGGTTTTAAAAATGAAGGATGGGAAAACTATCGTCAAATGTTATTGAGCTCTTATCCACAACGAGATGCTGAAGTGAATTTTAATCATGCAGCAAGACAAGCTTATATCGCATTTTCGCAAGCTATAGCTGCTGCAGCCTTTGAGGAAGTAGACAGTACTCCTATGGAAGGTTTTGACGCCGATGCATTGGACGAAATTTTAAATCTAAGAGAAAAAGGACTTCGAAGCTGTGTGATTCTACCTCTGGGTTACAGAGACACAGAAAATGACTGGTTAGTCAATCTTACTAAAGTTCGAAAAAGTAAGGAAGATCTGGTAACTGTTTTTGAATAG
- a CDS encoding PAS domain-containing hybrid sensor histidine kinase/response regulator — protein MKKRKENLADAEILRQKAEKQLVEQSKKTKLTASDADILKLLHELQVHQIELEMQNEELLIAKKKSELAEKRYSELYDFAPSGYLTLSEIGEITELNFAAARMLGKERSRLIDNRFGLFISSNTLTTFNHFFREVYTSKEKQTCEVIISIGENSPIYVILNGTISPCGNFCFLTLVDITKRKLAEIDLLESTIKIEESENRFQQLAANIDECFWLRDDSKMLYVSPGFEKIWGLPCQSLYDDPQLFTKTAHPEDKPVVMEFLQSNDFIKNGFLDYNYRIIREDKETRWINAKIFPVMDNNGVIIRSAGITTDITEKIQKHQELIKAKEEAEKNDLLKSAFLANMSHEIRTPMNGILGFAHLLDNPELTYDKQLKYIRIIEKSGARMLNIINDIIDISKIEAGLMGLEIKESIINEQIEYIYTFFKPEVEAQGMLLSFKNHLPKEQSTINTDPEKIYAILTNLVKNAIKYSKKGEIEFGYLKKGDFLEFYVTDNGIGIPEDRQTAIFERFVQADINDLQALQGAGLGLTISNAYVEMLGGKLWVKSEKGKGSTFYFTIPYTITPQKTVEMTTRNNNKEKSVRNENLKILIAEDDETSDLLISIMLSEISRELIHAKNGLEAVELCRHNPDLDLILMDIKMPAMNGYETTQQIRQFNKDVIIIAQTSQGLTYDRKKAIEAGCDEYLSKPINKNKLMSLIQQSFAKKKKT, from the coding sequence ATGAAAAAACGAAAAGAAAATTTAGCCGATGCTGAAATTCTTCGGCAAAAGGCGGAAAAGCAGCTGGTAGAGCAATCGAAAAAAACAAAATTGACTGCATCTGATGCCGATATCTTAAAACTTTTGCATGAATTACAAGTGCATCAGATTGAATTGGAAATGCAAAACGAAGAACTTTTGATTGCAAAGAAGAAATCGGAACTTGCAGAAAAACGATATTCCGAATTGTATGATTTCGCACCTTCAGGTTATCTTACTCTTTCGGAAATAGGCGAAATTACAGAACTTAATTTTGCTGCCGCCCGCATGCTTGGCAAAGAACGTTCACGCTTAATAGATAATCGATTTGGTCTTTTTATATCTTCTAATACGCTAACGACTTTTAATCATTTTTTCAGGGAAGTATATACAAGCAAGGAAAAACAGACCTGTGAAGTAATCATTTCAATCGGAGAAAATTCGCCAATTTATGTGATACTTAACGGCACGATCAGTCCCTGCGGCAACTTTTGTTTTTTAACATTGGTAGATATTACAAAGAGAAAACTGGCTGAAATAGATTTATTGGAATCCACTATAAAAATTGAAGAAAGCGAAAATAGATTTCAACAACTTGCTGCAAATATAGATGAGTGTTTTTGGCTTCGTGATGACAGTAAAATGTTATATGTAAGTCCTGGATTTGAAAAAATATGGGGATTACCTTGCCAATCTTTATACGACGATCCTCAGTTATTTACCAAGACAGCTCATCCTGAAGACAAGCCTGTGGTTATGGAATTTCTTCAGTCGAATGATTTTATAAAAAATGGATTTCTTGACTACAACTACCGAATTATAAGAGAAGATAAAGAAACCCGCTGGATAAATGCAAAGATTTTTCCTGTAATGGATAATAATGGCGTAATTATCAGGAGTGCCGGGATAACAACAGATATAACTGAAAAAATTCAAAAACATCAGGAACTAATAAAAGCTAAGGAAGAAGCTGAAAAAAACGACCTTCTGAAATCCGCTTTTCTGGCCAACATGAGCCACGAGATCAGAACTCCGATGAATGGTATTTTAGGCTTTGCTCACCTGTTGGATAACCCGGAACTGACATACGACAAGCAACTTAAGTATATTCGAATCATTGAAAAAAGTGGAGCTCGTATGCTTAATATCATCAATGATATTATTGACATTTCGAAAATTGAAGCTGGTCTGATGGGACTTGAAATTAAGGAATCAATTATAAACGAACAAATCGAATACATTTATACCTTTTTCAAGCCTGAAGTGGAAGCTCAGGGAATGTTGCTGTCTTTCAAAAATCACCTGCCCAAAGAACAATCCACTATTAATACAGACCCTGAAAAAATTTACGCAATTCTCACTAACCTTGTTAAAAATGCCATTAAGTACAGCAAAAAAGGCGAAATAGAATTTGGCTATTTAAAAAAAGGAGATTTCCTTGAATTTTATGTAACAGACAACGGAATTGGGATTCCAGAAGATCGGCAAACAGCAATTTTTGAACGATTTGTTCAAGCTGACATTAATGACTTGCAGGCACTACAGGGCGCAGGCTTGGGTTTGACGATTTCCAATGCTTACGTGGAAATGCTTGGGGGTAAATTGTGGGTGAAAAGCGAAAAGGGAAAAGGCTCAACCTTTTACTTTACGATTCCCTACACCATTACACCGCAGAAAACAGTGGAAATGACAACTCGTAATAACAACAAAGAGAAGAGCGTTCGAAATGAAAACCTGAAAATACTAATTGCTGAAGACGACGAAACATCGGATTTGCTCATTAGTATTATGCTCTCAGAAATAAGTAGAGAACTCATTCATGCAAAAAACGGACTTGAAGCCGTTGAACTTTGTCGTCATAATCCTGATTTGGATTTGATATTGATGGATATTAAAATGCCGGCAATGAACGGATATGAAACGACCCAGCAAATACGACAATTTAATAAAGATGTAATTATAATTGCTCAAACATCTCAAGGTCTTACTTATGACAGAAAAAAAGCAATAGAAGCTGGATGTGATGAATATCTTTCAAAACCAATTAATAAAAATAAATTAATGTCGTTGATACAGCAAAGCTTTGCTAAAAAAAAGAAGACTTAA
- a CDS encoding DUF1289 domain-containing protein, with the protein MEDIQSPCISICRQDSNGVCFGCRRTTEEIGNWSLYTNPEKEAVIKKAADRRNAPDTETGTFFR; encoded by the coding sequence ATGGAAGATATACAATCACCATGCATTAGCATTTGCCGACAAGATAGCAACGGCGTTTGTTTTGGATGCCGAAGAACAACTGAAGAAATTGGAAACTGGTCGCTTTATACCAATCCCGAAAAAGAAGCTGTCATTAAAAAAGCTGCCGACCGAAGAAATGCTCCCGATACAGAAACAGGAACTTTTTTCAGATAA
- a CDS encoding DUF2269 family protein, producing the protein MKQLSITQKKWLKSIHLLAAGIWITTGLIMFLLHFMHNEVQTGDQLHLLNKIIHFIDMKILVPSAVVSLLTGWIYSQFTKWGYFQHGWITFKWIITLLIIILGSIYSGPWIAEMVKISGELGMAALSNTEYQWYDKWQTVMGICMNGTLIFTIFLSVFKPWKSNKKIS; encoded by the coding sequence ATGAAACAACTGTCGATCACCCAAAAGAAATGGCTTAAATCAATCCATCTTTTAGCCGCTGGAATATGGATAACAACAGGCTTAATCATGTTCCTTTTGCACTTTATGCACAACGAAGTACAAACTGGAGATCAATTGCATCTGCTAAATAAAATCATCCATTTTATTGATATGAAAATCCTGGTTCCATCAGCAGTAGTAAGCTTACTCACCGGATGGATTTATTCGCAATTTACAAAATGGGGATACTTTCAACATGGCTGGATCACATTTAAATGGATCATTACTTTACTGATAATTATACTTGGTTCCATATATTCAGGACCCTGGATAGCCGAAATGGTTAAAATATCAGGTGAACTGGGCATGGCTGCACTTAGCAATACCGAATACCAATGGTATGACAAATGGCAAACAGTAATGGGAATCTGCATGAATGGCACACTAATTTTCACCATTTTCTTATCCGTATTTAAACCTTGGAAATCAAACAAGAAAATATCTTAG
- a CDS encoding lmo0937 family membrane protein produces the protein MGNFLYVIAVFLLIAWAIGFIGYNLGGIIHILLVIALVSVILRIIRGKKIF, from the coding sequence ATGGGAAATTTTCTTTATGTCATCGCAGTATTCTTGCTTATAGCATGGGCCATAGGCTTTATTGGTTATAATTTAGGTGGTATTATTCACATACTTTTGGTAATAGCACTTGTCTCTGTTATTCTGAGGATTATTAGAGGGAAAAAAATATTTTAA
- a CDS encoding DUF5715 family protein, with the protein MTKRKLKPKVRKFLIAAALFAGILFLLFIFKTLTPKGKTVDQVSVSVLTKDESRALRRYNNNYHLKVARKKGLQKPLLSKDEYKANAKEFASRYQLDKITDNKYYEIPHLTNSLPYLQEPAVEFLDLLGEKFCDRLEELGMTKYRFSVTSVLRTLEDQKSLRKKNVNATPNKSSHYYGRTFDISQTRFFERGNSKPVYTYRLRNLLVRELIKMQDEGRCYVLLEGQTKCIHVTVR; encoded by the coding sequence ATGACTAAAAGAAAATTAAAACCTAAGGTTCGTAAATTTCTAATTGCAGCGGCACTATTCGCTGGTATTCTATTTTTACTATTTATTTTTAAAACCCTAACACCAAAAGGCAAAACTGTAGATCAGGTCTCCGTTTCGGTACTAACAAAAGATGAAAGTAGAGCGCTGCGCCGCTATAACAATAATTATCATCTTAAAGTAGCCCGAAAAAAAGGCTTGCAAAAGCCTTTGCTTTCAAAAGACGAATATAAAGCAAACGCCAAAGAGTTTGCTTCCCGTTATCAGCTTGACAAAATAACCGATAACAAGTACTATGAAATACCCCATTTAACGAATTCTCTGCCTTACCTGCAAGAACCAGCAGTAGAATTTTTAGACCTGCTTGGCGAAAAATTTTGCGATCGACTCGAAGAATTAGGCATGACAAAATATCGGTTTTCAGTTACTTCAGTATTACGAACCCTCGAAGATCAAAAATCGCTGCGCAAGAAAAATGTTAACGCTACGCCAAATAAATCATCGCATTATTATGGACGAACCTTTGATATTTCGCAGACACGTTTTTTTGAGAGAGGTAATAGCAAACCTGTTTATACGTACCGCCTTCGAAATTTATTAGTGCGTGAATTAATTAAAATGCAGGATGAAGGTAGATGTTACGTTCTTTTGGAAGGGCAAACAAAATGCATTCATGTAACGGTACGGTAA